Genomic window (Roseivirga sp. 4D4):
GAAAATGTTTTGGGTTTAGAAATGGTCGCAGATCAGGGCTGGACAAAAATCTATCGTGCTACGGATACTGGCTTCATCGGCCTTGTGGATGAAAGAAGAGGCATGCACAAGTTCACCGAAGAAAAGGGCGTTACCGTATCATTCATCATCGAAGACCTTGATGGCTGGTATCAATATGTGCAAGCAAATGAACCTTTTGAACTAAGAGAGGGAGCCTTCGAAGAAGGACCCGGAGGTCGATATAAAGCCTTTGTTGGCTTCGATCCAGAAGGCTACTTTCTAGAGTTCGATAAGTTCTTTGAACACCCAGATAATGAGAAGCTAATGCCTTTGTTCAAATAGGCAGAATCTTCACCTAAATACTTAGTCTAAAACTTGAGTTTACGGCCATAAAATATTACTTTTTATAGTCAACTAGCGCTATCTATGTATAAACTATCTCGGCTACTCCTATCCATCATTGTTTGCTTCTCCGCTGTCCATATTGCCTCTGGTCAGCATATTGAATCGGATTCTAGTCAGCAAATCACGGACCTGAACAAAGGAAACCTATACGATCCGGTCCAACTCTTTCAGGGTAGAGTAGCCGGAGTCTCTATTACTCGGCCAGGAGGAGACATAAACGGGGACTATCAGATAAGAATCAGAGGATTAAACACCATGACCTCTCAAAACAGACCATTAATTGTGCTTGACAATATGGTAGGAGTTTCACTTGATAATATTGACCCTAATGATATTCAGAGCTTTACTGTTTTAAAAGAAAGTGCAGCCACAGCCTTATATGGAATGCGCGGTGCTAATGGCGTCATTCTTATGACATCCAAACGAGCACGTGACAATAGTCCAATTGCGACAGCTCACACGGCTGTGAGCATAGATCGTATTGGTAAAACCTATGATGTTTTAGATAGATCAGCATTTCTCGGTCTAGGTGGAACAGATTATGGGGCCAACACAGACTGGGTGGAAGAGTCGACCCAAACGGGACTATCGGAAGCCGCAGGTTTTCTCGTTAGTCAACAGCTCGACAAGACTGCATTCACCTTGTCTGCCAACTATCGTGACATCGAAGGAATAGTCAGCCCTTCGTTCCAAAAGCGCCTGAACGCCAGATTTGGAATTGATCATCTACTGCTTGATGATAAACTCAAGGTTTCTGGTCAAGTCTTTTTTACTAATTCAGAACGGGGTACGGTGGATCCTGTGATTTTTAGAGAAATGACAATCTATAACCCCACGGCACCAGTGCTAGACCCCGGCAACAATACAACGGGTGGGTTTTTCCAGCAGGGGTTGTTCGAATCGTTGAATCCAGTTGCCTTAATGAAACAACAACAAGACATCTTGGAAGTCAAAAGGGTGTTACTCAATTTCTCGGGTTCTTACAAAGTTTTGGATAACCTGAATATTCGTGCGTCCTATACTCAAGACAATGCCAATGGATTTGGTGGGCAATATTGGAGTAAGGATGATTATGAAATAGGAGTTTTTTTCAATGGCATAGGAAACCGTTCTACAACAGATTCTTTTACAGAGATTGCTGATTTTTCGATCGACTATCAGAAAAGGATTAAAGGAATTGATTTTAAGTTTTTGGTGGGGACCGGATTCCAAAATCGTGAAAACGAATCGTTATTTGCGCAAGTCACCCAATTTCTCTTTGACGTTCAAACATTCAACAACCTTGGCTTCGGAGCCCTTGCCTCTGGTCCATTTGCTGAGGTTAGCAGTTCTAGAACCGATGACCGTCTCAACTCCTATTATGGCAGAGTTAATGCCCAGTTTAGCGAAAGCTTTGGCGCCTATTTAAACCTTCGTGCAGACTCTTATAGTGGCTTTATTAATAATAAAACAGGCCTTTTCTATGGATTAGGAGTTCAATATGACCTGATAGACATTCTAGATGCGGGGAAGCTTAGTAAGCTAAGCCTGCATGCCAGTTATGGCACCAGTGGCAACCTGCCTCCAAGCCCCCTACTTGCCGAGAACATAATTGTACCAAATGCGCCCAGAGACCTTGATGGTGATGCCAATACCACAGATGACATTTTCGTTGCTGGTGTACAGGCAAATTCCAGAAATCCAATGTTACAATGGGAAGAAACCAAGGAGTTAAACCTTGGAATTGATTTCTCTATAGGTGCATGGGGCCTGTCAGGGTCGTTTAACTACTTCGATCGAAAATCCGAAGACATTATTTATCGAGAATTCGTGCCAATCGGCTCACCCAACGCATACGATCCAGGGACCTTCCACACAGCAAACTTTGTCTACAGCAATGCAATCGATATTTCGACTTCCGGTATCGAATTCACCTTGAACTATGACAAAGAAATAGGTGAGGTGAAATGGATGAGCCAATTAAATACTACCCATTACCAACCCAATACTTTGGACCGAGCAAGTTTTGACGCAGTCGTAGGCTCCTTCTCCTTTTCTCAAGGAGGACCTTCCAATATATCAACCAGAAGCTATGTTGGAAGTCCCATTGCAGACCTATATGCCCCACGTCTCCTTTCTGTAGATGATAATGGTAATGTTCAAGTTACTGATCAGAGCTTTGATGCATGGGAAAAAGTCGGAAATGCGCTACCTACCACTGATGTTGGATTCTATAACTCCTTTTCATTTAACAGCTGGCGCCTCAGCTTTTTACTAAGAGGTAGTTTTGGTCACTCATTATTAAATGTATCTCGCTGGTTTTACGAATCTTTAAACCCTTTTTCTGCAGGTTTCAATTCTGTTGTTACTGATCAGTATGTCGGTGCTACAGAATCAACCTTTTCTGATAACTATATAGAAAAGGCCTCTTTCCTAAGGCTAAATAATCTTGCCATTGCTAAGACGGTCGTAATAGGCGGAGATCATTCATTGACCATTGAGCTCATCGGTCAAAACCTTTTCACAATTACGAATTACACGGGGATTGACCCAGAAATAAGGTATATACACCCAAGGGCTGCGCGCTCCCTTTTCCAAGGATTTGCTGCTGGGATTGATGAGCGCGCTCAGCATTTCACTACACGCACTTATACCTTAGCCCTGAAGATTAGCCTCTAATATAATTAAGGCCGATTCTAGTACTCTCTTATTAGAATCTCACTGTCAAAATTCGTATCATTATTCATACATTCTGTTCGCAGAAATATTCTTGAAACGCGCTAATTAATTGAATCATGAAAAAATTTATCTCAGGTTTTCTGCTGCTCTTTACTGTAGCGGCATTCGCTCAAAACTATGATCAGTCACCATGGCATATTCCAGCCAAAGACATCGATCCTAATAACTACTTTGGCATCACTGTCGGTAATGGGATGGTTGGGATTGTTTCCTCTCCTCAACCTATGCGCGTGCAAGATGTGGTGCTAAATGGAGTATATGACAACTACCAAAGAGGGCGTGTTTCTAACATCCTGAAAACATTCAATCACGTCAATTTCGATTTGGACATCAATCGAAGACGGGTTGGTGGCGATATGGTGAGCAACTATCAGCAAGTCCTGGACATGAAGAAGGCCATTCTCACCACTACTTTTGATATTGAAGACCTCGCTTCAGTTGAACATCAGATGATGTCTTTACGCCAATTGCCTTTCACGGCTATGGTAATCATGAAAATCACGGCAAAAAAGGACATTCTAATTACCCCCATTAGCGTAATGGAGGCGCCCGATCACTTAACCGAGGTAAACCAATTCTATGCCCAAATCGATCGCCCTCACGTTTCCTTCCCTTTGATGACCTCAGTTGGGAAGAGTCCATCAGGATCTAGCACAGTAGCAGCCTCCTCTACATTTATTTTTCCAGAAGAGCATGGTCATGAACCAAAAGTGATCCATGAAGACTGGGATTTCAACCGACACTGGGCCAAGTTTGATAAAGAGCTAAAGGCTGGAGAGACTTACACATTTGCGCTGGTAGGATCTACATTGGCTAGTGAGCACTTTGCAGACCCACATAATGAAGCGGAAAGGCTTACTATCTATGCTCGATTGGAAGGTATGGATCGCTTAATCGAAAGACACGTGGCCGCTTGGGATGAACTTTGGGAAAGTGATATTGTCATTGAAGGTGATTTACAGTCTCAAAAAGACGTTAGATCGGCATTGTACCACTTGTATTCTTTCGCAAGAGCTGGCACGGCCTATTCACTTTCGCCCATGGGGCTTTCTGGTCTAGGCTATAATGGTCATGTCTTCTGGGACACAGAACTATGGATGTATCCACCGCTGTTGATGCTCCAACCAGACATTGCTAAATCCTTGTTAGAATATCGCTTTCAAAGACTGGAAGCGGCTAAGCAAAATGCCTTTGCGCATGGATACAAAGGGGCTCAATTTCCCTGGGAATCTGCTGATGATGGCTCTGAAGATACACCTGTTTGGGCCTTAACAGGTCCTTTTGAACATCACATTACTGGTTGCGTTGGTTGGGCTTTCTGGAAATATTATCAGGTTACCGGAGACAAAGAGTGGCTAAGAGATCGCGGCTGGCCAGTGCTAAAAGAGGTAGCCACATTTTGGGCGAGTAGAGTTGAAAGAAATGGTCCAGGCCAGTATGATATCAAGAATGTCATTGGAGCGAACGAGTGGGAAGAGAACATTGACAACAATGCTTTTACCAATGCTATTGCAAAATTAACCCTGGGCTATGCAACAGAGGCCGCTCAAATCTTAGGAGAAACGGCCGACCCTGATTGGGCTAATGTTGCGGCCAACATTCCTGTTCTCAAATTTGATGATGGTACCACTAGGGAAAATGCCACTTATGTAGATGTCATGATCAAACAGGCAGATGTAAACCTGCTTTCATACCCACTTCAATTCTATTCGGACAAAAAACAAATAGAAAAAGACCTCAAATTTTATGAGACCAAAATGTCTCCAAATGGTCCTGCTATGGGCTTTTGCGTTTTAGCTACTATCTACGCTCGCCTCGGTGATGCGAACAAAGCTTTTGATGTCTGGACTAATAGTTTTCGACCTAATGGAGTACCTCCTTTTGGGGTATTGTCCGAAACCAGAGGGGGCACTAATCCATATTTTGCGACAGGCGCAGGAGGAATGTTGCAGACTGTACTTGGCGGCTTTGGTGGTTTAGATATTACTGACGCTGGCATTGTAAAAGGGAAACAGAACCTTCCTAAAGGCTGGAAAAGCTTGGAGATAAAAGGGTTTTACAAAAAATAAGACCCTATTCGGCTTAATACTAGCCCATTAGCTTGCAGATAAGCGGAAGAACCGCAAAATTTGAAGTGTAAATCAGAAATGTTGGAAGAGATGAAGAAGAACTTTTTTATTCTAGTATTAAGCCTATCGATATTCTCTGCCTGTGATTCAGGAAAAGAGGAGATTTCCATTTCATCGGACGTCTATCATGACACGATGGAGAAGCTCTCTGAGGTGATCGTCCATGATATTTTCTCTCCACCTGTGGCCAGCAGAATCTATGCTTACCCAAGCATAGCCATGTATGAAATACTGGCGCAAAACAATAGCGAGTATAAAGCCTTTGCAGGCCAACTAGCTCAAATGACTGCAATCCCTCAACCCGAGGGAAATGTCAGTCATGAACTAGCGGCACTCGAAGCCTTCATCAAAGTAGGTACCGCTCTAATTTTTTCTGAAGACAAAATGGATACCTATAAGGCCGAGCTTTATAAAGACTTAAAAAGAGGGGTTAAAAGCTCATACTTCGATGCCTCAGTGGCGTATGGAGATCAGGTTGCAGCTCATATTTTGGCTTGGGCCGATGGCGACAATTACAAGCAAACCCGGACCTTCCCTAAGTTCACGGTAACTGACGACCCTACCAGATGGCAACCAACACCTCCAGGTTATATGGAGGCGATCGAGCCACACTGGACGAAAATCAGGCCTTTTGTCATAGACTCTGCTGACCAGTTTGTCCCTGTCAGACCAACGCCTTTTGACATGAAGGAAGGCAGCCCTTTCTACAAAGAAGTGATGGAGGTTTACACGGTTGGAAACAATTTAACAGAAGAGCAAAAAGAAATTGCCTCCTTCTGGGATTGCAACCCTTATGTAATGAATGTGACTGGTCATGTAATGGCAGCGACCAAGAAAATCACCCCTGGTGGACATTGGATTGGTATTGTAAAGATTGCTTGTCAGAAAGAAGAAACAGCACCTATGAAGACGGCTGAAGCCTATGCCTTGACTTCAATCGCCCTGGCAGATGGTTTCATCAGCTGCTGGGATGAGAAATTTAGGAGTAACCTTATTCGCCCTGAAACACTTATCAATAAGCATATTGATGAGGAATGGTTACCGCTGTTACAGACGCCTCCATTTCCGGAATATACGAG
Coding sequences:
- a CDS encoding glycoside hydrolase family 65 protein, whose translation is MKKFISGFLLLFTVAAFAQNYDQSPWHIPAKDIDPNNYFGITVGNGMVGIVSSPQPMRVQDVVLNGVYDNYQRGRVSNILKTFNHVNFDLDINRRRVGGDMVSNYQQVLDMKKAILTTTFDIEDLASVEHQMMSLRQLPFTAMVIMKITAKKDILITPISVMEAPDHLTEVNQFYAQIDRPHVSFPLMTSVGKSPSGSSTVAASSTFIFPEEHGHEPKVIHEDWDFNRHWAKFDKELKAGETYTFALVGSTLASEHFADPHNEAERLTIYARLEGMDRLIERHVAAWDELWESDIVIEGDLQSQKDVRSALYHLYSFARAGTAYSLSPMGLSGLGYNGHVFWDTELWMYPPLLMLQPDIAKSLLEYRFQRLEAAKQNAFAHGYKGAQFPWESADDGSEDTPVWALTGPFEHHITGCVGWAFWKYYQVTGDKEWLRDRGWPVLKEVATFWASRVERNGPGQYDIKNVIGANEWEENIDNNAFTNAIAKLTLGYATEAAQILGETADPDWANVAANIPVLKFDDGTTRENATYVDVMIKQADVNLLSYPLQFYSDKKQIEKDLKFYETKMSPNGPAMGFCVLATIYARLGDANKAFDVWTNSFRPNGVPPFGVLSETRGGTNPYFATGAGGMLQTVLGGFGGLDITDAGIVKGKQNLPKGWKSLEIKGFYKK
- a CDS encoding TonB-dependent receptor plug domain-containing protein, translated to MYKLSRLLLSIIVCFSAVHIASGQHIESDSSQQITDLNKGNLYDPVQLFQGRVAGVSITRPGGDINGDYQIRIRGLNTMTSQNRPLIVLDNMVGVSLDNIDPNDIQSFTVLKESAATALYGMRGANGVILMTSKRARDNSPIATAHTAVSIDRIGKTYDVLDRSAFLGLGGTDYGANTDWVEESTQTGLSEAAGFLVSQQLDKTAFTLSANYRDIEGIVSPSFQKRLNARFGIDHLLLDDKLKVSGQVFFTNSERGTVDPVIFREMTIYNPTAPVLDPGNNTTGGFFQQGLFESLNPVALMKQQQDILEVKRVLLNFSGSYKVLDNLNIRASYTQDNANGFGGQYWSKDDYEIGVFFNGIGNRSTTDSFTEIADFSIDYQKRIKGIDFKFLVGTGFQNRENESLFAQVTQFLFDVQTFNNLGFGALASGPFAEVSSSRTDDRLNSYYGRVNAQFSESFGAYLNLRADSYSGFINNKTGLFYGLGVQYDLIDILDAGKLSKLSLHASYGTSGNLPPSPLLAENIIVPNAPRDLDGDANTTDDIFVAGVQANSRNPMLQWEETKELNLGIDFSIGAWGLSGSFNYFDRKSEDIIYREFVPIGSPNAYDPGTFHTANFVYSNAIDISTSGIEFTLNYDKEIGEVKWMSQLNTTHYQPNTLDRASFDAVVGSFSFSQGGPSNISTRSYVGSPIADLYAPRLLSVDDNGNVQVTDQSFDAWEKVGNALPTTDVGFYNSFSFNSWRLSFLLRGSFGHSLLNVSRWFYESLNPFSAGFNSVVTDQYVGATESTFSDNYIEKASFLRLNNLAIAKTVVIGGDHSLTIELIGQNLFTITNYTGIDPEIRYIHPRAARSLFQGFAAGIDERAQHFTTRTYTLALKISL
- a CDS encoding vanadium-dependent haloperoxidase, whose protein sequence is MKKNFFILVLSLSIFSACDSGKEEISISSDVYHDTMEKLSEVIVHDIFSPPVASRIYAYPSIAMYEILAQNNSEYKAFAGQLAQMTAIPQPEGNVSHELAALEAFIKVGTALIFSEDKMDTYKAELYKDLKRGVKSSYFDASVAYGDQVAAHILAWADGDNYKQTRTFPKFTVTDDPTRWQPTPPGYMEAIEPHWTKIRPFVIDSADQFVPVRPTPFDMKEGSPFYKEVMEVYTVGNNLTEEQKEIASFWDCNPYVMNVTGHVMAATKKITPGGHWIGIVKIACQKEETAPMKTAEAYALTSIALADGFISCWDEKFRSNLIRPETLINKHIDEEWLPLLQTPPFPEYTSGHSVISNAAAVALTSIFGDNFAFDDDTEVKYGLPVRSFTSFIDASEEAAISRMYGGIHYMPAIANGVTQGRALGNFVVDKLEMKNESLAQNNQ